Part of the Verrucomicrobiia bacterium genome, CCTCGTCTATCACCAAGTGGGCGCGCGCGGCCACAACGTCGGCTGGATCGGCGGCGATGTCCGCGCCCATCCCGAAGACCCCGCCCAGCGGGCCGTCATCGGCCGGCTCCTCAACCCCACCACCAATCAATGGCTGGTCGAGGTCGCAATGGCCTTCGAGGGCCAGTCCGTCGCGCGCCAGGTGGTGTCCCTCCCCCCCACCAACACCCTCCCCGTCCTCTTCACCTTTCAACAGCCCCGCGATGGCGTGGTGCAGTTGCAAATTCATACCCCCGATGACCTGGCCGTGGACAATCAACTCTTCCTCATGAGTTACCTCCCGCGCCCCGTCCGCACCCTCCTAATCACCAAAGGCAACCGCTTCCTCGAGCGCGCCCTCCGCGCCGTCCCCTCCATGCAACTAACCGTGCAGCCAGCCTTGCTGGGGCCGGCGGCCGGTTTCGATCTGGTCATCCTGGATGACGTCTTGCCCGCAGTGTGGCCCGAGACCAGCCTCCTGGCCATCCATGTCCAGGCCACCAACTGGTTCGAGCGCGTGGGCAACCTCCCCAATCCCGTCATCGTGGATTGGCGGGCCAACCACCCCCTCCTGCGCTTTGTCAGCTTTGACAACGTCTATATTCGTGAGTCCCTCTCCGTGCCGCCGCCCTCCTGGGGCGCCGTGCTGGTGGAGGCCCGCGAAACCCCGCTCATCGTGGCCGGCGAGTGGAATCAGCAGCGCGTGTTGTGGCTCGGCTTTGACCCCCTGCAAAGCAACTGGCCCCTCATCTTCACCTTCCCCATCTTCATCGCCAACGCCGTCGAATGGTTGCACCCACCCGGCGCCGCAGGGCAGGGGATGCTCAAAACAGGCGAGCCCCTCCGCTGGACTTTGCCCGCCCCCGTGCCCGCCGCCGCAAAAATCATTTTGCCGGACAATCAGGCCATCCCCTTGCCCCTGGAAGCCGGGCGAAAAGAAATCATTTACGGCGGCACGGAGCGGATCGGACGCTATCAACTGGAGGCCGGCCCTCATCGCGCCGTCTTCTGTGTAAATCTGGCGGATGCCGCGGAAACCGCCACCACGCCGCGCCCGGAGCTGATCATGGGCGCGCACTCCCGCGCCGAGGCGGTGAAAAAAGCGCCGGCCAATCTCGAGTTCTGGCGCTGGCTGGCCCTGGCCGGGCTTCTGGTCCTGATGTGGGAATGGTGGTATTACCACAAACGAACCGTCTGAGCCACGGTACTCCCCGCATTCTCCCACTCATCCCCGCGCCCGCCCCCTCTTCCGCCGGTTACCCCTCAATTTTGCAGCCGCAACAGCGCAAAAATGCTCTCAATCAGATCCTTCGTCCGCAACACGTAGCCCGGCAACTGATCCGAACTGATGTTGAGAATCTCCAGCGCCGCCGGACTCCCCCGCAGCGCAAACGCCTGGTACCCATACCCGCACCCCAAAAAATACGCCGTGAGATTGCCCACATGCACAAGGGACGCCAGCCGCTTGTGGGGGCCCGCCGCTTCCGGTTGATGATGGCTCCACACCGCGGCAACCAGGTGCGGGGGAAATTTCCATTGGGCCAGCAGCCGGCCGCCCACCTCCCCATGGTGCACGCCGAGCAGTTGCTTCTCGGTGTCGGCCGCGTCACTGGGCCGGCTCTCAATCTCCTCCACCAGCCGGTCATAAATGTGCTCCAGCACCTGCGCCAGAACGATTTTCCCTACATCGTGCAGCAGCGCCGCCGTGAACGCCACGTTCTCATCATCGCCCAAGTCTTGCGCAATGATTTGGGCCGCCGCGGCGGCGGTCAACGAATGGCGCCACAGCTCGTCCTCCTTCAGCCCGTACGTTTGGTGCGAGCCTTTGAAAATTTGCGTGCCGCTCAGCGAGGTCACCAGCCGGAAAATCTGGTTGAACCCCAGGCGGGTCACCGCCTCAAATACCGTCTCCACCGGCAGGCTGCCCCGAAAGTACGCGCTGTTGCAACGCTGCAGCACGCTCGCTGTCAGGCCCGGATCCACATTGATGAGCTGAATCACATCGCTCAACGGCACATTCGGCGTCGCCAGCTTCTGCATCAACCGCGGCAACACCTGCGGCGCCGGCGGCAGATGCCGGGCTTTGGCAATGAAATCGTCTATTTCCTGCATAGCACAAAAGGCGTGGCTTTACCGGGTCGTTTGAGCGTGACCTCCCCGCTGCCCAAATCCAACATCATCGCCATACTGAGATATCCCCCAAACTCCGCCGCGGCCACCTGCAAATCATAGACGGGCAGCATGTTCTTCAACATCATCACGTTGCGCGGCCCCAAATCGTACGCCTGCTCCCCGTTGATGACTTCCATCCCCCCCGCCGCATGCACCTGGGCCTGCGCCAACTGCCCCCCCTGCCGCGCAAATTCTCGCAACAGCGCCTGCAATCCGGTGTCCACAAAAAGGCACGGCTCATCCATGCCGCGGCTCTCGTCCAGCATCGAATCCGGCAATATGGCCGCCAGCAGCCCACCCACCGAATTTACCGGATCATAAATCGCCACCGCCACCGCTGTCCCCAGCGGCGGGGTCTGCAGGGTCAGCAGGGGATCGCGCCCCACATACATGCTGCCCAAACCCACAATCTTTTCTCTCGCCATAATGACATTTCCTCGCCGGCGTGCCCGGCATTGCTGCCCTGAAGCTTGAAGGCCGCCGCGTCCCACCGGCGCCACTCCTGTCCGGCTCCCTTTCCATCTTCGGAATGGTCCGAAGTTAACATCGGCTGCCCTCCGCAGGTCCTTAAGTTGAAATTCCCGAGCGCTCGCAGCCCGCGGCCAGCCTTTGGCCCGGCAAAAATGACCGGCGTCCCCGGCGTTATTTTCCCAGATAACCGCCCCGGGCAAAGATTGCCCAAGGGGGGGGGACAAACCGAAAAGATGCGGAAAATCGCAGAAAAACGCCAAAATTCGGCCTTTTTTCCTGGCTGGCACGGCTGTTGCTTTGCTTCCGCCCAGCAACAAACACTGCTATGAGAGTTGCCGAGACAATCGAAACCAGGCCGTGGGCGGCGGATGCCCGGCAGGTGATTCACTTCCCCGCGGGGTTGCTGGGGTTTGAGCACCTCAAGGATTACATGCTGCTGGGTGCCCCCGAGGAGGCGCCGTTCTTCTGGCTCCAGGTGGTGGACGACCCCAACCTGGCTTTCGTGGTGGTGCCCCCCGCCGCCGTCGTGGCGGACTATACCCCGGACCTCAGCAACGAAGACGTGGATTTTCTCGGGCTCCAATCGCCGGACGAAGCCCTCGTGCTGAACATCGTGACGGTGCGCGGCCCGGCGCGCGCCACCGTGAATTTGAAAGGGCCGCTGGTCATCAACCGGCGCACCCTCGTGGGCAAACAGGTCATTCCGCTCAACGCGGCGGAGTACCCCGTAAACCATCCCCTGGCCGTGGGTGAATGAGCGCGGCCAACCAACCTTTAACCCTGCGCCATGCTCTATGTTGATCCTCTCACGCAAAATCGGCGAAAGCATCATCATCGCCGGGCGCATTACGGTGAAAATTGTCCGGGTGGAAGGCGACGTGGTGAAAGTGGGCATACAGGCGCCTTCCGATGTGCCGGTGCACCGCGAGGAGGTGTACCGGGAAATCCAAAACAACAACAGGGAAGCGTTGACCAGTGGCCGGCCCGTCATACCCAAATTGCGGCCGGACCCGGCGCCTTCCGCCCGAACATCAGTACGGCCCTGTGAGTGTCATAGCAGGACGTTAAACACTGAACCCAACCCACAAACCATCAACAGGAAGTAACTATGGTCATCAACACCAACATCCACGCGCAGGTCTCCGCTTCGAACCTGCAAAAAAGTCAGGAACTGCTCGGCAAGTCGCTGG contains:
- a CDS encoding chemotaxis protein CheD, with translation MAREKIVGLGSMYVGRDPLLTLQTPPLGTAVAVAIYDPVNSVGGLLAAILPDSMLDESRGMDEPCLFVDTGLQALLREFARQGGQLAQAQVHAAGGMEVINGEQAYDLGPRNVMMLKNMLPVYDLQVAAAEFGGYLSMAMMLDLGSGEVTLKRPGKATPFVLCRK
- a CDS encoding flagellar assembly protein FliW, producing the protein MRVAETIETRPWAADARQVIHFPAGLLGFEHLKDYMLLGAPEEAPFFWLQVVDDPNLAFVVVPPAAVVADYTPDLSNEDVDFLGLQSPDEALVLNIVTVRGPARATVNLKGPLVINRRTLVGKQVIPLNAAEYPVNHPLAVGE
- a CDS encoding VWA domain-containing protein, translated to MNWLSPEALVFAAALPVVVLFYLLKRKRVVRLVSSTVLWQRFLAESQASRPFQKLRHNWLLWLQLLLLTLVILALTRPYFGGDQRLARLRVVILDGSASMQSTDVAPNRFAAARAQFLDWLNSLRDEDQVVLLWAGAQTVVKQSATSHKPSLRRAVQECVPADVPTRLQEALRLAETLIRNQNDAEIHLFSDGAAAGLEEFAHANLPLVYHQVGARGHNVGWIGGDVRAHPEDPAQRAVIGRLLNPTTNQWLVEVAMAFEGQSVARQVVSLPPTNTLPVLFTFQQPRDGVVQLQIHTPDDLAVDNQLFLMSYLPRPVRTLLITKGNRFLERALRAVPSMQLTVQPALLGPAAGFDLVILDDVLPAVWPETSLLAIHVQATNWFERVGNLPNPVIVDWRANHPLLRFVSFDNVYIRESLSVPPPSWGAVLVEARETPLIVAGEWNQQRVLWLGFDPLQSNWPLIFTFPIFIANAVEWLHPPGAAGQGMLKTGEPLRWTLPAPVPAAAKIILPDNQAIPLPLEAGRKEIIYGGTERIGRYQLEAGPHRAVFCVNLADAAETATTPRPELIMGAHSRAEAVKKAPANLEFWRWLALAGLLVLMWEWWYYHKRTV
- a CDS encoding HDOD domain-containing protein, encoding MQEIDDFIAKARHLPPAPQVLPRLMQKLATPNVPLSDVIQLINVDPGLTASVLQRCNSAYFRGSLPVETVFEAVTRLGFNQIFRLVTSLSGTQIFKGSHQTYGLKEDELWRHSLTAAAAAQIIAQDLGDDENVAFTAALLHDVGKIVLAQVLEHIYDRLVEEIESRPSDAADTEKQLLGVHHGEVGGRLLAQWKFPPHLVAAVWSHHQPEAAGPHKRLASLVHVGNLTAYFLGCGYGYQAFALRGSPAALEILNISSDQLPGYVLRTKDLIESIFALLRLQN